The Corvus moneduloides isolate bCorMon1 chromosome 5, bCorMon1.pri, whole genome shotgun sequence genome includes a region encoding these proteins:
- the LOC116444049 gene encoding octapeptide-repeat protein T2-like, whose amino-acid sequence MSPPIPFPGQRERQGREWERRERRGWERQRRERRGWERQGRERERRERQGRERRGWERERRERQGWERRGWERQRRERRGWERRGWERRGWERQRRERRGWERQRRERRGWERQGRERERRERQGRERQGRERRGWERRGWERERRERQGRERQRRERRGWERQGRERQGRERQGRERRGRERRGRERRGRERQGWERPV is encoded by the coding sequence ATGagccctcccatcccttttcccgGGCAGAGGGAGCGGCAGGGCCGGGAGTGGGAGAGACGGGAGCGGCGGGGATGGGAGCGGCAGAGACGGGAGCGGCGGGGATGGGAGCGGCAGGGACGGGAGCGGGAGAGACGGGAGCGGCAGGGACGGGAGCGGCGGGGATGGGAGCGGGAGAGACGGGAGCGGCAGGGATGGGAGCGGCGGGGATGGGAGCGGCAGAGACGGGAGCGGCGGGGATGGGAGCGGCGGGGATGGGAGCGGCGGGGATGGGAGCGGCAGAGACGGGAGCGGCGGGGATGGGAGCGGCAGAGACGGGAGCGGCGGGGATGGGAGCGGCAGGGACGGGAGCGGGAGAGACGGGAGCGGCAGGGACGGGAGCGGCAGGGACGGGAGCGGCGGGGATGGGAGCGGCGGGGATGGGAGCGGGAGAGACGGGAGCGGCAGGGACGGGAGCGGCAGAGACGGGAGCGGCGGGGATGGGAGCGGCAGGGCCGGGAGCGGCAGGGCCGGGAGCGGCagggccgggagcggcggggacGGGAGCGGCGGGGACGGGAGCGGCGGGGACGGGAGCGGCAGGGATGGGAGCGGCCCGTttag